Proteins encoded together in one Penicillium digitatum chromosome 1, complete sequence window:
- a CDS encoding C2H2 zinc finger protein — protein MTSPTPAPADRPENEKEAERNSSQVAREALGASEKSPGAPIHEPSVHASPEQMQIDSHATGSPSDPYGSNDHHHNSLMHTSTVASPGPIEESASQDGDRRSRDDSEIDHDGKSFSYPMPTGNLNDPRRGLSLPTAGYNRGSPRSPSAKKHRCPYCATEFTRQHNLKSHLLTHSQEKPFVCQTCQSRFRRLHDLKRHSKLHTGERPHICPKCGRRFARGDALARHNKGQGGCAGRRASMGSFAADDEYVDGATGGHDDMDGLMYTAEPERMDEEDERRMTMPSIRKHEAETVARSDSIHSRQSNTYPPIAAGRPSHLFPPPANHGGSSVSTSTSPSTHMTFPPAGLTSSSSIFPSNSISDSPKPLSPNALSSQHDSAPPHRAHSPGMGQSLPHPQSSFGRAVQSSNHAPPTLGLPLPQPGAPQLPPPPGMASPDARFGMQAGTKHTPSHSHSSSHSLSHLKGFDGPDANSSDASQIDKLWAYVRTMHDELAGLRTEVAALRAHVASSNSVPPAPVELNLNNAGPR, from the coding sequence ATGACAAGTccaacaccagcaccggCGGATCGGCCGGAGAATGAGAAAGAAGCTGAACGAAACAGTTCGCAGGTGGCCCGAGAGGCTCTGGGTGCAAGCGAAAAGTCGCCAGGTGCCCCGATTCATGAGCCTTCAGTTCATGCATCCCCGGAGCAAATGCAAATCGACTCTCACGCGACCGGATCGCCATCGGACCCTTATGGATCAAACGATCATCACCACAACTCTCTTATGCATACCTCGACTGTAGCCAGCCCTGGTCCCATTGAGGAATCTGCTTCTCAGGACGGGGATCGGCGGTCGCGCGATGACTCCGAGATCGACCACGATGGCAAATCATTCTCATACCCGATGCCTACGGGCAATCTTAACGACCCACGTCGTGGCCTGAGCCTACCGACCGCAGGCTACAATAGAGGCAGCCCTCGCTCTCCATCAGCGAAGAAACATCGCTGCCCATACTGCGCGACAGAATTTACGCGGCAACACAATCTCAAGAGCCATTTGCTCACCCACAGTCAGGAAAAGCCTTTCGTTTGTCAAACCTGCCAGTCACGTTTCCGAAGACTTCACGATTTGAAGCGTCACTCAAAGCTGCATACCGGCGAGCGACCACACATCTGTCCTAAATGTGGACGTCGTTTTGCGCGAGGTGATGCGCTTGCTCGACACAATAAAGGACAGGGAGGCTGCGCGGGTCGACGCGCGAGTATGGGCAGCTTTGCGGCAGACGACGAGTATGTTGATGGCGCAACCGGTGGACACGACGACATGGATGGGTTGATGTACACAGCAGAGCCTGAGCGcatggatgaagaagacgagCGACGAATGACCATGCCGAGCATCCGCAAGCACGAGGCAGAAACCGTTGCTCGGTCTGATTCAATTCACTCGCGCCAGTCAAATACCTACCCGCCAATTGCCGCCGGCCGTCCCAGCCACCTTTTCCCACCACCAGCCAACCATGGTGGATCAAGCGTGTCAACATCAACTTCGCCGTCTACACACATGACTTTCCCGCCCGCGGGACTCACCTCGAGCTCGTCCATCTTCCCTTCTAACAGTATTAGTGACAGCCCTAAACCGCTTTCCCCCAACGCTCTTTCCTCGCAACATGACAGTGCACCGCCACATCGCGCACATTCTCCCGGTATGGGACAGTCCTTGCCACACCCGCAGTCCTCTTTTGGGCGAGCGGTTCAATCCTCAAACCATGCACCACCTACGTTAGGCTTGCCTCTGCCGCAGCCAGGCGCGCCCCAGCTGCCTCCGCCGCCGGGCATGGCCTCCCCGGATGCTCGATTTGGGATGCAGGCCGGAACCAAACACACTCCTTCGCACAGCCACTCCAGTTCTCACAGTCTATCTCACCTCAAGGGATTCGATGGGCCGGATGCCAATTCCAGTGACGCTAGCCAAATTGACAAGCTTTGGGCATACGTGCGGACAATGCATGATGAGTTGGCAGGCTTACGCACTGAAGTTGCCGCCTTGCGGGCGCACGTTGCTTCGTCCAACTCAGTGCCCCCGGCTCCGGTGGAACTAAACCTCAACAATGCCGGACCGCGGTAA